From Nicotiana tabacum cultivar K326 chromosome 15, ASM71507v2, whole genome shotgun sequence, the proteins below share one genomic window:
- the LOC107829039 gene encoding lipoxygenase 6, chloroplastic isoform X1: MMLTAQSRSTALSSEIQHVLKVRAPEIITGGRRKLMSKRSTSQVKAVIQSGNNKKTTNLVEKLVSSGKSGNLDVRAVITLRKKMKEKITDKIEDQWESFMNGIGRGILIQLISEDIDPVTKSGKIAESYVRGWLSKPSDHPYIVEYAANFRVPRDFGRPGAIIITNFLDKEIHLVQIVVHNFNEGPIFFSANTWIHSRKDNPESRIIFQNQQAYLPSETPPGIKDLRREDLLIIRGTGKGERKLHERIYDYDVYNDLGNPDKSEDLARPLIGGKERPYPRRCRTGRSPTKTDPLAESRIEKPHPVYVPRDETFEEIKQNTFSAGRLKALLHNLVPLIAATLSSSDIPFTNFSDIDKLYNDGFELNDDEHSQKNKFLSDTLDKVFSVSKRLLKYEIPAIIKRDRFAWLRDNEFARQALAGVNPVNIELLREFPIVSKLDPAVYGPPDSAITRDLIEQELNGLTVEEAIEDKRLFILDYHDMLLPFIGKMNNLPGRKAYASRTLLFHTSRGVLKPIIVELSLPPTPSSPRNKRIFTHGHDSTSHWIWNLAKAHVCSNDAGIHQLVNHWLRTHACMEPYIIATHRHLSSMHPIYKLLHPHMRYTLEINALARQSLINGGGVIEACFSPGRYSMEISSAAYKSMWRFDMEALPSDLIRRGMAVEDPSMPLGVKLVIEDYPYAADGLLIWSAIKEYVESYVEHYYSEPNSVTSDVELQGWWNEIKSKGHPDKKDEPWWPKLVTKEDLSGILTIMIWIASGQHAAINFGQYPFGGYVPNRPTLMRKLIPREDDPSYENFILHPEFTFLASLPTQLQATKVMAVQDTLSTHSADEEYLHQVHELQRFSVNDHEVLRISERFCAKLEEVEHTINQRNKDNRLKNRSGAGIPPYELLLPTSGPGVTCRGIPNSISI; encoded by the exons ATGATGCTTACAGCTCAATCAAGATCCACTGCACTCAGCTCAGAAATCCAACATGTCCTTAAGGTCCGGGCACCGGAGATCATCACCGGCGGCCGGAGGAAATTGATGTCAAAAAGAAGTACATCACAAGTTAAAGCTGTGATCCAAAGTGGGAATAACAAAAAGACTACAAACTTGGTGGAGAAATTGGTTTCTTCTGGCAAAAGTGGGAATCTTGATGTGAGAGCAGTGATCACTTTGAGgaagaaaatgaaggagaaaATCACAGACAAGATTGAAGATCAGTGGGAGTCTTTTATGAATGGGATTGGAAGGGGAATCTTGATTCAGCTCATTAGTGAAGACATTGATCCTG TTACCAAGTCGGGAAAGATTGCGGAATCTTATGTGCGAGGTTGGTTGTCCAAGCCTTCTGACCATCCATATATAGTTGAATATGCTGCCAATTTCAGAGTACCACGCGATTTTGGACGTCCTGGAGCTATCATTATTACCAATTTCCTTGACAAAGAGATACACTTAGTGCAGATTGTTGTTCATAACTTTAATGAAGGCCCTATATTCTTTAGTGCTAATACATGGATTCATTCTCGAAAAGATAATCCAGAGAGTAGAATTATCTTCCAAAATCAG CAGGCATATCTACCATCTGAAACACCACCTGGCATCAAGGATCTTCGACGTGAAGACTTGTTGATCATTCGTGGAACTGGGAAAGGCGAGAGGAAGCTACATGAACGAATCTATGATTATGATGTTTATAATGATTTAGGAAATCCCGACAAAAGTGAGGATCTTGCTAGGCCACTGATAGGTGGCAAAGAGAGACCTTATCCTAGGCGTTGTCGGACTGGTAGAAGTCCAACTAAAACAG ATCCACTAGCAGAGAGTCGAATAGAGAAACCTCATCCAGTTTATGTCCCTAGAGACGAAACTTTTGAAGAAATTAAGCAAAATACTTTTTCTGCTGGAAGGTTGAAAGCTCTGTTACATAACCTGGTACCACTAATTGCTGCCACACTGTCAAGCTCAGACATTCCCTTCACAAACTTCTCCGACATAGATAAACTCTATAACGATGGGTTTGAATTGAACGATGATGAACATTCACAGAAGAATAAATTTCTTTCTGATACTTTGGATAAAGTATTTTCTGTCAGCAAAAGGTTGCTCAAATATGAGATTCCTGCTATAATCAAAC GGGATAGATTTGCTTGGTTGCGAGATAATGAGTTTGCGCGACAAGCTTTAGCAGGGGTTAACCCTGTGAATATTGAACTTTTGAGG GAATTTCCAATTGTTAGCAAACTAGATCCAGCTGTTTATGGCCCCCCTGATTCAGCTATTACCAGGGATCTTATAGAACAAGAGCTTAATGGACTGACTGTTGAAGAG GCAATTGAAGACAAGAGATTGTTTATACTTGATTATCATGACATGCTTTTGCCATTTATCGGGAAGATGAACAACTTGCCAGGGAGGAAAGCTTATGCATCAAGAACACTTCTCTTCCACACATCCAGAGGTGTTCTAAAGCCGATTATCGTTGAACTTTCACTGCCTCCAACACCTTCTTCACCTAGGAACAAGCGTATATTCACCCATGGACATGATTCAACCAGTCACTGGATCTGGAATCTAGCCAAAGCACATGTTTGTTCAAATGATGCTGGCATTCATCAGTTGGTGAACCACTG GTTAAGGACTCATGCTTGTATGGAACCGTATATCATTGCAACCCATAGGCATCTTAGCTCTATGCACCCAATTTACAAGCTACTTCACCCACATATGCGCTACACACTGGAAATCAATGCGCTTGCGAGGCAGAGTTTGATAAACGGGGGTGGAGTTATTGAAGCATGTTTTAGCCCCGGAAGATATTCAATGGAAATAAGCTCTGCAGCTTACAAGAGCATGTGGCGGTTTGATATGGAAGCTCTGCCTTCAGATTTAATAAGAAG GGGAATGGCCGTGGAGGATCCATCAATGCCTTTGGGGGTGAAACTTGTGATTGAAGACTACCCTTATGCAGCAGACGGCCTTCTCATATGGTCTGCCATAAAAGAATATGTGGAGTCGTATGTTGAGCACTACTATTCCGAGCCTAATTCTGTCACTTCAGATGTTGAGCTCCAAGGGTGGTGGAATGAGATCAAGAGCAAGGGACACCCTGACAAGAAAGATGAGCCTTGGTGGCCAAAGCTTGTTACTAAAGAAGACTTGTCTGGCATACTCACCATAATGATTTGGATTGCCTCAGGCCAACATGCAGCAATAAACTTTGGGCAGTACCCTTTTGGAGGTTATGTACCTAACCGTCCTACCCTTATGCGAAAGCTCATCCCACGTGAAGATGATCCCAGCTATGAGAACTTTATTCTTCACCCTGAGTTCACTTTTCTGGCATCTTTGCCTACTCAACTCCAAGCTACTAAAGTGATGGCCGTTCAAGATACCTTATCGACTCATTCAGCAGACGAGGAATACTTGCATCAGGTGCACGAACTTCAAAGATTCTCCGTAAATGATCATGAAGTTTTGAGGATTTCTGAAAGATTCTGTGCCAAATTAGAGGAGGTAGAACACACCATCAACCAAAGAAACAAGGATAATCGTCTTAAAAACCGAAGTGGTGCTGGCATTCCTCCATATGAACTGCTGCTACCTACTTCTGGTCCGGGTGTTACCTGTCGTGGTATTCCCAACAGCATCTCTATCTGA
- the LOC107829039 gene encoding lipoxygenase 6, chloroplastic isoform X2, producing the protein MMLTAQSRSTALSSEIQHVLKVRAPEIITGGRRKLMSKRSTSQVKAVIQSGNNKKTTNLVEKLVSSGKSGNLDVRAVITLRKKMKEKITDKIEDQWESFMNGIGRGILIQLISEDIDPVTKSGKIAESYVRGWLSKPSDHPYIVEYAANFRVPRDFGRPGAIIITNFLDKEIHLVQIVVHNFNEGPIFFSANTWIHSRKDNPESRIIFQNQAYLPSETPPGIKDLRREDLLIIRGTGKGERKLHERIYDYDVYNDLGNPDKSEDLARPLIGGKERPYPRRCRTGRSPTKTDPLAESRIEKPHPVYVPRDETFEEIKQNTFSAGRLKALLHNLVPLIAATLSSSDIPFTNFSDIDKLYNDGFELNDDEHSQKNKFLSDTLDKVFSVSKRLLKYEIPAIIKRDRFAWLRDNEFARQALAGVNPVNIELLREFPIVSKLDPAVYGPPDSAITRDLIEQELNGLTVEEAIEDKRLFILDYHDMLLPFIGKMNNLPGRKAYASRTLLFHTSRGVLKPIIVELSLPPTPSSPRNKRIFTHGHDSTSHWIWNLAKAHVCSNDAGIHQLVNHWLRTHACMEPYIIATHRHLSSMHPIYKLLHPHMRYTLEINALARQSLINGGGVIEACFSPGRYSMEISSAAYKSMWRFDMEALPSDLIRRGMAVEDPSMPLGVKLVIEDYPYAADGLLIWSAIKEYVESYVEHYYSEPNSVTSDVELQGWWNEIKSKGHPDKKDEPWWPKLVTKEDLSGILTIMIWIASGQHAAINFGQYPFGGYVPNRPTLMRKLIPREDDPSYENFILHPEFTFLASLPTQLQATKVMAVQDTLSTHSADEEYLHQVHELQRFSVNDHEVLRISERFCAKLEEVEHTINQRNKDNRLKNRSGAGIPPYELLLPTSGPGVTCRGIPNSISI; encoded by the exons ATGATGCTTACAGCTCAATCAAGATCCACTGCACTCAGCTCAGAAATCCAACATGTCCTTAAGGTCCGGGCACCGGAGATCATCACCGGCGGCCGGAGGAAATTGATGTCAAAAAGAAGTACATCACAAGTTAAAGCTGTGATCCAAAGTGGGAATAACAAAAAGACTACAAACTTGGTGGAGAAATTGGTTTCTTCTGGCAAAAGTGGGAATCTTGATGTGAGAGCAGTGATCACTTTGAGgaagaaaatgaaggagaaaATCACAGACAAGATTGAAGATCAGTGGGAGTCTTTTATGAATGGGATTGGAAGGGGAATCTTGATTCAGCTCATTAGTGAAGACATTGATCCTG TTACCAAGTCGGGAAAGATTGCGGAATCTTATGTGCGAGGTTGGTTGTCCAAGCCTTCTGACCATCCATATATAGTTGAATATGCTGCCAATTTCAGAGTACCACGCGATTTTGGACGTCCTGGAGCTATCATTATTACCAATTTCCTTGACAAAGAGATACACTTAGTGCAGATTGTTGTTCATAACTTTAATGAAGGCCCTATATTCTTTAGTGCTAATACATGGATTCATTCTCGAAAAGATAATCCAGAGAGTAGAATTATCTTCCAAAATCAG GCATATCTACCATCTGAAACACCACCTGGCATCAAGGATCTTCGACGTGAAGACTTGTTGATCATTCGTGGAACTGGGAAAGGCGAGAGGAAGCTACATGAACGAATCTATGATTATGATGTTTATAATGATTTAGGAAATCCCGACAAAAGTGAGGATCTTGCTAGGCCACTGATAGGTGGCAAAGAGAGACCTTATCCTAGGCGTTGTCGGACTGGTAGAAGTCCAACTAAAACAG ATCCACTAGCAGAGAGTCGAATAGAGAAACCTCATCCAGTTTATGTCCCTAGAGACGAAACTTTTGAAGAAATTAAGCAAAATACTTTTTCTGCTGGAAGGTTGAAAGCTCTGTTACATAACCTGGTACCACTAATTGCTGCCACACTGTCAAGCTCAGACATTCCCTTCACAAACTTCTCCGACATAGATAAACTCTATAACGATGGGTTTGAATTGAACGATGATGAACATTCACAGAAGAATAAATTTCTTTCTGATACTTTGGATAAAGTATTTTCTGTCAGCAAAAGGTTGCTCAAATATGAGATTCCTGCTATAATCAAAC GGGATAGATTTGCTTGGTTGCGAGATAATGAGTTTGCGCGACAAGCTTTAGCAGGGGTTAACCCTGTGAATATTGAACTTTTGAGG GAATTTCCAATTGTTAGCAAACTAGATCCAGCTGTTTATGGCCCCCCTGATTCAGCTATTACCAGGGATCTTATAGAACAAGAGCTTAATGGACTGACTGTTGAAGAG GCAATTGAAGACAAGAGATTGTTTATACTTGATTATCATGACATGCTTTTGCCATTTATCGGGAAGATGAACAACTTGCCAGGGAGGAAAGCTTATGCATCAAGAACACTTCTCTTCCACACATCCAGAGGTGTTCTAAAGCCGATTATCGTTGAACTTTCACTGCCTCCAACACCTTCTTCACCTAGGAACAAGCGTATATTCACCCATGGACATGATTCAACCAGTCACTGGATCTGGAATCTAGCCAAAGCACATGTTTGTTCAAATGATGCTGGCATTCATCAGTTGGTGAACCACTG GTTAAGGACTCATGCTTGTATGGAACCGTATATCATTGCAACCCATAGGCATCTTAGCTCTATGCACCCAATTTACAAGCTACTTCACCCACATATGCGCTACACACTGGAAATCAATGCGCTTGCGAGGCAGAGTTTGATAAACGGGGGTGGAGTTATTGAAGCATGTTTTAGCCCCGGAAGATATTCAATGGAAATAAGCTCTGCAGCTTACAAGAGCATGTGGCGGTTTGATATGGAAGCTCTGCCTTCAGATTTAATAAGAAG GGGAATGGCCGTGGAGGATCCATCAATGCCTTTGGGGGTGAAACTTGTGATTGAAGACTACCCTTATGCAGCAGACGGCCTTCTCATATGGTCTGCCATAAAAGAATATGTGGAGTCGTATGTTGAGCACTACTATTCCGAGCCTAATTCTGTCACTTCAGATGTTGAGCTCCAAGGGTGGTGGAATGAGATCAAGAGCAAGGGACACCCTGACAAGAAAGATGAGCCTTGGTGGCCAAAGCTTGTTACTAAAGAAGACTTGTCTGGCATACTCACCATAATGATTTGGATTGCCTCAGGCCAACATGCAGCAATAAACTTTGGGCAGTACCCTTTTGGAGGTTATGTACCTAACCGTCCTACCCTTATGCGAAAGCTCATCCCACGTGAAGATGATCCCAGCTATGAGAACTTTATTCTTCACCCTGAGTTCACTTTTCTGGCATCTTTGCCTACTCAACTCCAAGCTACTAAAGTGATGGCCGTTCAAGATACCTTATCGACTCATTCAGCAGACGAGGAATACTTGCATCAGGTGCACGAACTTCAAAGATTCTCCGTAAATGATCATGAAGTTTTGAGGATTTCTGAAAGATTCTGTGCCAAATTAGAGGAGGTAGAACACACCATCAACCAAAGAAACAAGGATAATCGTCTTAAAAACCGAAGTGGTGCTGGCATTCCTCCATATGAACTGCTGCTACCTACTTCTGGTCCGGGTGTTACCTGTCGTGGTATTCCCAACAGCATCTCTATCTGA